Proteins encoded together in one Paracoccus sp. SMMA_5_TC window:
- a CDS encoding FAD-dependent oxidoreductase has protein sequence MADVTILGAGVMGLCIASELVARGVRAQLIDPAGGPGPQACSWWAGGMLAPHCESESAEPTVLRLGAEAAQWWARRGARLTQRGTLVLALSRDRAELDRFARLTQGHQTVSGDEIAALEPDLAGRIPRGLFYASESHLDPRQALAALRDDLAARGTPIRTGAPTPQGLVIDARGLAARDRLADLRGVRGEMMVIRCPELRLGRTIRLLHPRIPIYLVPRGDGIYMLGATMLESGTRSHVTARSAVELLSALYALHPGFAEAEILELGADARPAFPDNLPRLRRRGQTLFANGLYRHGYLLAPAVARMTAEYLIDGQIPELMDENHP, from the coding sequence ATGGCGGATGTCACCATCCTGGGCGCCGGGGTCATGGGGCTGTGCATCGCCAGCGAACTGGTGGCGCGCGGGGTCAGGGCGCAGCTGATCGATCCCGCCGGCGGTCCGGGACCGCAGGCCTGCAGCTGGTGGGCCGGCGGCATGCTGGCGCCGCATTGCGAAAGCGAAAGCGCCGAACCGACGGTCCTGCGCCTGGGCGCCGAGGCGGCGCAATGGTGGGCGCGTCGGGGCGCGCGGCTGACCCAACGCGGCACGCTGGTGCTGGCGCTGTCGCGCGACCGCGCCGAACTGGACCGCTTTGCCCGCCTGACCCAGGGCCACCAGACCGTCAGCGGCGACGAGATCGCGGCCCTGGAGCCCGATCTGGCCGGGCGCATCCCGCGCGGGCTGTTCTATGCCAGCGAATCGCATCTGGACCCGCGCCAGGCGCTGGCGGCGCTGCGCGACGATCTGGCGGCGCGGGGGACGCCCATCCGGACCGGCGCACCGACGCCACAGGGGCTGGTCATCGACGCGCGCGGTCTGGCCGCCCGCGACCGGCTGGCCGACCTGCGCGGCGTGCGCGGCGAGATGATGGTCATTCGCTGCCCGGAACTGCGGCTTGGCCGCACCATCCGCCTGCTGCACCCGCGCATCCCGATCTATCTGGTGCCGCGCGGCGACGGCATCTACATGCTGGGCGCCACCATGCTGGAAAGCGGCACCCGCAGCCATGTCACCGCCCGTTCCGCGGTCGAATTGCTGAGCGCGCTTTACGCCCTGCACCCCGGCTTTGCCGAGGCCGAGATCCTCGAGCTGGGCGCCGATGCCCGCCCCGCATTTCCCGACAACCTGCCCCGCCTGCGCCGGCGGGGACAGACGCTGTTTGCCAATGGCCTCTACCGCCACGGCTATCTTTTGGCCCCCGCCGTGGCGCGCATGACGGCCGAATACCTGATCGATGGCCAGATCCCGGAGTTGATGGATGAAAATCACCCTTAA
- a CDS encoding thiamine phosphate synthase, whose protein sequence is MKLPRFYPIFDNTDWLRRALPLGVGLVQIRIKDQPAPRLLGELALAQELCREHGATLVINDHWQAAIDLGCDFVHLGQEDLDAADVAAIRRAGLRLGISTHDHAELDRAMALRPDYVALGPVWPTILKKMKWEQQGLERLGEWRRILGTTPLIAIGGMTPERALLAFQAGADVVSAVTDITLNPDPEARLREWLQVTA, encoded by the coding sequence ATGAAGCTGCCGCGCTTTTACCCGATCTTCGACAACACCGACTGGCTGCGGCGGGCGCTGCCCTTGGGGGTCGGTCTGGTGCAGATCCGTATCAAGGACCAGCCCGCGCCGCGGCTTTTGGGCGAACTGGCGCTGGCGCAGGAACTGTGCCGGGAACATGGCGCCACGCTGGTCATCAACGACCACTGGCAGGCCGCCATCGACCTGGGCTGCGACTTCGTGCATCTGGGGCAAGAGGATCTGGACGCGGCCGATGTCGCCGCGATCCGCCGCGCCGGTCTGCGGCTGGGGATTTCCACCCATGACCACGCCGAACTAGACCGCGCCATGGCGCTGCGCCCCGATTATGTCGCCCTGGGCCCGGTCTGGCCCACGATCCTTAAGAAGATGAAATGGGAACAGCAGGGGCTGGAGCGCCTGGGCGAATGGCGCCGCATCCTGGGCACGACGCCGCTGATCGCCATCGGCGGGATGACGCCGGAACGCGCGCTGTTGGCCTTTCAAGCGGGGGCCGATGTCGTCTCGGCCGTGACCGACATCACGCTGAATCCCGACCCCGAGGCGCGGCTGCGCGAATGGCTGCAGGTGACGGCATGA
- the thiD gene encoding bifunctional hydroxymethylpyrimidine kinase/phosphomethylpyrimidine kinase, which produces MRHPIALTIAGSDSGGGAGIQADLKSFSALGVYGASVITAITAQNTRTVAAVAAVSPAMVAAQIDAVLGDLEVRAIKIGMLGGEEVIAAVADRLRVLLQANPVPVVLDPVMVAKSGDPLLADQAVATLRERLLPLATLLTPNLPEAARLLGRPVAETPEEMAAQGEALRDLGPAHVLMKGGHAPGRLCTDLLVGPQPLSLTAPRQQTRNTHGTGCSLSSAIAAGMAQGLGVAQAVAQAHRWLQGAIAAADDLAVGLGHGPVHHFHALWGR; this is translated from the coding sequence ATGCGTCACCCGATCGCCCTGACCATCGCCGGCTCGGACAGCGGCGGCGGCGCCGGCATCCAGGCCGACCTGAAAAGCTTTTCGGCACTGGGGGTCTATGGCGCCTCGGTCATCACCGCGATCACCGCCCAGAACACCCGCACCGTCGCCGCCGTGGCGGCGGTCAGCCCGGCGATGGTGGCCGCCCAGATCGACGCGGTCCTTGGCGATCTGGAGGTGCGGGCGATCAAGATCGGCATGCTGGGCGGCGAAGAGGTGATCGCAGCCGTCGCCGACCGGCTGCGCGTGCTGTTGCAGGCCAATCCGGTGCCGGTGGTGCTGGACCCGGTGATGGTGGCGAAATCGGGCGATCCGCTGCTGGCCGATCAGGCGGTGGCGACACTGCGCGAAAGGTTGCTGCCGCTGGCCACGCTGCTGACTCCGAACCTGCCCGAGGCGGCGCGGCTGCTGGGCCGGCCCGTGGCCGAAACCCCCGAAGAGATGGCAGCCCAGGGCGAGGCGCTGCGCGACCTGGGCCCGGCCCATGTGCTGATGAAGGGAGGCCACGCCCCGGGCCGGCTGTGCACCGACCTGCTGGTCGGCCCGCAGCCGCTGAGCCTGACCGCCCCGCGCCAGCAGACACGCAACACCCATGGCACCGGATGCAGCCTGTCATCGGCCATAGCGGCGGGGATGGCGCAGGGCCTGGGCGTGGCGCAGGCGGTGGCGCAGGCGCATCGCTGGTTGCAGGGGGCGATCGCGGCGGCCGACGATCTGGCCGTCGGTCTTGGCCACGGGCCGGTGCATCATTTCCACGCGCTCTGGGGGCGGTGA
- a CDS encoding HesA/MoeB/ThiF family protein, with protein MSRYARQMVLPQVGAAGQDRLARARVLVVGAGGLGVPVLQYLAGAGLGSITVIDPDRVEETNLHRQPLYCMQDLGQPKAMAAARALADLNPQVRLTPLVARLTPANAPELVAASDLVLDCADSYAASYTLSDACLAAGRPLISASALGLSGYVGGFCGERARGGAPSLRALFPDPPDSGQTCASAGVMGPVVGMLGCLQAQMAMAAILGLTPNPLGQFIRLDAGRLSQFRFDGAPEQSGPRFIAREQVAAADLVIDLRPQTEAPRTAVPQALRLPDYGAHGPLPAPGQRVVLACRSGLRAWRAAHALARRFDGEITLLATGDD; from the coding sequence ATGAGCCGCTATGCCCGGCAGATGGTGCTGCCCCAGGTCGGCGCGGCCGGCCAGGACCGGCTGGCGCGGGCGCGGGTGCTGGTCGTGGGCGCCGGCGGGCTGGGGGTGCCGGTGCTGCAATATCTGGCCGGCGCCGGACTGGGCAGCATCACCGTTATCGACCCCGACCGGGTCGAGGAAACGAACCTGCACCGGCAACCGCTCTATTGCATGCAGGATCTGGGCCAGCCCAAGGCGATGGCCGCGGCGCGGGCGCTGGCGGATCTGAACCCGCAGGTGCGGCTGACCCCGCTGGTGGCGCGGCTGACCCCCGCCAATGCCCCGGAACTGGTCGCCGCCAGCGATCTGGTGCTGGACTGTGCCGACAGCTATGCCGCCAGCTATACCCTGTCGGATGCCTGTCTGGCGGCGGGGCGGCCGCTGATCTCGGCCTCGGCGCTGGGGCTTTCGGGCTATGTCGGCGGCTTTTGCGGCGAACGGGCGCGGGGCGGCGCGCCCAGCCTGCGGGCGCTGTTTCCCGACCCGCCCGACAGCGGCCAGACCTGCGCCAGCGCCGGGGTGATGGGGCCTGTGGTGGGCATGCTGGGCTGTCTGCAGGCGCAGATGGCCATGGCCGCGATCCTGGGCCTGACACCCAACCCGCTGGGCCAGTTCATCCGCCTGGACGCCGGCCGGCTGAGCCAGTTCCGCTTCGACGGCGCCCCGGAGCAGTCCGGGCCGCGCTTCATCGCCCGCGAACAGGTGGCGGCGGCCGATCTGGTCATCGACCTGCGCCCGCAGACCGAGGCGCCGCGAACCGCCGTGCCCCAGGCGCTGCGCCTGCCCGATTATGGCGCCCATGGCCCTCTGCCCGCCCCCGGCCAGCGCGTGGTGCTGGCCTGCCGGTCGGGCCTGCGTGCCTGGCGCGCCGCCCATGCGCTTGCCCGCCGTTTCGACGGCGAAATCACCCTTCTTGCGACAGGAGACGACTGA
- a CDS encoding thiazole synthase — protein MPQFYGTTIDSALMLGTAQYPSPAVMAQAFQASGAGIATVSLRREGGGGQDFFRLIQGLGIPLLPNTAGCHSVREAVTTAQMARELFGTPWIKLEVIRDDDTLCPDVVALIDAARILSQDGFQVFPYCTEDLSVCGRLLEAGCEVLMPWGAPIGSGRGLNNAYGLRSLRAHFPQVPLVVDAGIGLPSHAAQAMELGYDAVLLNTAVARAGDPVAMARAMALAIEAGRLAHAAQPIEARDMAAPSTPMLGMAVLA, from the coding sequence ATGCCGCAATTTTACGGCACCACCATCGACAGCGCGCTGATGCTGGGCACGGCGCAATACCCGTCGCCGGCAGTCATGGCGCAGGCGTTCCAGGCTTCGGGCGCCGGGATTGCCACGGTCAGCCTGCGGCGCGAAGGCGGCGGCGGCCAGGACTTTTTCCGCCTGATCCAGGGCCTGGGCATCCCGCTGCTGCCCAATACCGCCGGCTGCCATTCCGTGCGCGAGGCGGTGACCACCGCACAGATGGCGCGCGAGCTGTTCGGCACGCCCTGGATCAAGCTCGAGGTGATCCGCGACGATGATACCCTGTGCCCCGATGTGGTGGCGCTGATCGATGCGGCGCGCATCCTGTCGCAGGACGGTTTCCAGGTCTTTCCCTATTGCACCGAGGATCTGTCGGTCTGCGGCCGCCTGCTGGAGGCGGGATGCGAGGTGCTGATGCCCTGGGGCGCGCCCATCGGCTCGGGCCGGGGGCTGAACAACGCCTATGGGCTGCGCAGTCTCAGGGCGCATTTCCCCCAGGTGCCGCTGGTGGTCGATGCCGGCATCGGCCTGCCCAGCCATGCCGCGCAGGCGATGGAACTGGGCTATGACGCCGTTCTGCTGAACACCGCCGTCGCCCGCGCCGGCGATCCGGTGGCAATGGCCCGCGCCATGGCCCTGGCGATCGAGGCCGGCCGGCTTGCCCATGCCGCCCAGCCGATCGAGGCCCGCGACATGGCCGCACCCTCGACCCCGATGCTGGGGATGGCGGTGCTGGCATGA
- the thiS gene encoding sulfur carrier protein ThiS yields MKITLNGAPHELSGPTVQDALAEIGLAEARVATALNGVFLPADQRALTPLGDGDALEVVAPMQGG; encoded by the coding sequence ATGAAAATCACCCTTAACGGTGCCCCGCACGAATTGTCCGGCCCGACGGTCCAGGACGCCCTGGCCGAAATCGGCCTGGCCGAGGCGCGCGTCGCCACGGCGCTGAACGGCGTCTTTCTGCCCGCCGACCAGCGCGCCCTGACCCCGCTTGGCGATGGCGACGCGCTGGAAGTCGTCGCCCCGATGCAGGGGGGCTGA